DNA sequence from the Colletotrichum destructivum chromosome 9, complete sequence genome:
CCAGCTGGGTGCCCTTGACGTCCGGCATCCAGATGTCGTTGAGAATCTTGCCCATTCTGTCAAAGCCCGAGACGCCATAGATAATGGTATGCCGCAACGTCATGCGCGCTTCGTCTAGGATGATGAAGTTCATAAACTCCGTGGTCCGCCCCGACTTCAGCCCTGCATAGTCAACCCGTTTGGGCTTGAAGTCCAGCTTGACGGGGATGTCGTGGACCTCGACACGCTGGAGGAACGGCACGTCGCTGGTAGAACTATGAACAGGAGCACTGTCGTCCTTGAACTCGAAGAATCGGGTGATGAAGTCGAGGGCATCCTGGTCGACGTGAAGTCGAAGAGGCAGCACCGTGACTCTCAACACCATCTCGGAGGCCGCCAGGTCCATCTGGGGCTTCACGTTGAGCAGTTCCAGGTGGACCATGCTGGTGCCCATCTCCcgctcgccggcgtcttgGTCGTACGTGGCAAACTTCTtccatgtcgacgtcgggACGTGGTCAAAGACGTCCAGGGTCTGGATTCGAACATCGATGGAACTCTGCGTCTCGCCAGACTCAGGAGGGAAGGCAATCAGATCGACGTTGACTCCCTGCAGCTCAAACGTGATTTTGTGGTGCTTGCTTCGATTCAGTCTCAGTCTCTTCTTGGGCCTGGAACCGCCCGCTCGGCTCGTTGTCGTGGTGAACGCCGTGGTCGCAAGAGACTCGGTCTCGGTCGCATTGTCGTTCAACTCTTGATTAACCATTTGCGCAAGCTCTCGGGGATCCTGCTTGGTTGAGATGCCAATGTAGATCGAATTGAACAGGAAGTCGCCAATGACAgtctcatcctcctcggcgtcgtcttcgaacACGGCGCGGTCCgatcgccggcggcgctcATACGCCTTGTTCTCCACGTCCTGCACGGCCTTCGAGATCACGTCCCGGGTGCGCTCCCAGTCGTAGCCGTCAAAAAGATTCCAGATGACGTGCACGTCGCGAACCGAGACCCGAAGCGGGCTCCTCCTGACGAGCTCCTTCGGCGCTCTGTCGTAGCTGTTCTTGGACGAGTTCCAGACCTGGGCTCTACCGTCGGTCTCGGGTCCCTTGTCGAAGAAGTGCTCGTGGATCACTAGGTCGCTGCCGTCATCGGAATGGTGAGATGCGCTCGCGTTGAAGCTGGTCAGCAACACTCCGTCGTGGGTGTCTTGAGTGGTTGTGGCATTCGACGTGATTGAGCCCTCCGCGTCAAAGAGCGGCTCCGAGGGGCCGCCGGCATCTCCGTAGTAGCGCGAATCGATTTGCAACGGGCTGCTGTCGCTCGCCGCATCGTactcgtcgctgccgcctAGCTCTTGGGCAAGCTCGAAATCCTTGTCAAAGTCGTAATCCCCTTCCGCCTTGCCGAACGCCTCCGCCGAGATCGAAGCCAACAGATCCTGCACGGGGACAACCGAGGTTCGATACTTGTTCTCCTTGctgggcggcgtgggcggcgtTAATGCATTGGCCAGGGTAATGAGCGTCTGCGTCGAGTCGGCGCATGTCTCCAGCACAAGCAGATCATCACGGAGCTCGATGTCGACATGCTTTTCACCGTCATCCGGGGTTTCCGACACCTTCACGACCGCTTTGGCCGACGATATATAGCAGATGCTTACGAACCCCTGCGAAACCAGTCGAGATACCTGCTGGGACGACATGTCGGCCGACTGCCGACGATTGACAGTTGAGCTCGCACCTACGTTAGCCACATCGTCGATGAGCAAGATCGAGGCCTTGTTTAAGTCCAGACTTGCCGTGGTATCCACGTCCTTGGGGAGCACCACTTGGAACCGGGCATCAGTCAGGGCGATGAGAAGTTTCGAGGGCAGGTTCAGGGGGTTTAGGCCGATTAAGCAATCGCGAAGAACCAGGTCGACCGTCATAGGCTTACTGTTAGGTCGAGCAGGATCTGGCAGCCGAGTCGTGGTCTGAGGCCTCTTGCCGGCCAGAGCAGTATGTGCTTGCTCGCCGAGATTGGCCACAGAAGCGGCCAGGCTGGCTTCGAAGTCTTGAGGCGTTGCATCGTCTGCAAGCCCAAGGACGTCCATGATCGTCGGCACACGGTAATCAATCGTCACATCGCGCATCTTGATTTTAATCACCGGCTCCATCTCATCTCCAATCATGCGTACCATGAGCACGGGCCCTTGGGTGAGCGTTCCGGGCggcaatgtcgtcgatgaacTCACGAGGTCCTCTCGGTGGTTGCGATTCACAGAGATAGCATGCACGCCGAATGCCACCAGCGACGGCACCGTAATCTGAGCGACCTCGAAGTTTCGGAGGTTCGCGTTCAGCACGCCGAGCTTTCCGCCAAAATCGACAACCGCAGCCAGCTCCTTGACTTCGGCTAGAAGGAGGATGCCAGGGCGGTCGTCTTCCGGAAGATACTTAGCAACGGTGGCAAGTCGCGCCACCTCATCTCCCAGTACGGGAAGGCAGTTCAGTTGATGCATCCGGTCGACCCTGACGCTGAACTGATCAAATGTGACTCGCAGGACGCCGCCCTTGCGCCGTTGCCGTAGAAGCGTGTCCACCATGatctcatcgtcgccctggTCAAATTTGGCCTTGGAAGGGATgatgagctcgagaagcCTTTCGAGATCCTTGTCCTTTGGCGTCGCGAGGTACTCGAAGCGCACACCTCCAATATCCGCCGAAATAGGCGGTTCACCTCGAGAGTATCTTATGTAAGGTCCAGCGAGTCGGACTTTGCTGATCGCAAAGCCGATGCCCAGTTCTCGGCTCACCATCTTAACGGCACTGGTCTCCAAGCCAACGCTGCACTCCTTGCCCTTCAGTTCGAGATTGAAGCCTCCAATCCGCATGTCAATCTTGTTTTCGGCCGATGCTGACTTGTCATCTGGGTTGATCGGCGCGTCGAAGTGAACTCCACGGGGTTTTGGAGGCGGCTGCACAGGCGACCTGACAGATGGGGAGGCGCTTGATGACATGGAAGAGCTCATGTTGAGGAAACTACTCAAGCCACCAAACCAACTGAATGTCTCATCTAGTCTTTGTAGATCGAGTTGCACCAGCAATGGCAAGGTCGTGACTTCTGTACGAATCGAGTCAGATAATTTTATCACCTTGACAGATATGTCTGAGCCGGCCGAAGGGAATTTGTCCATGACGGAAGCACGCATCTGGAGGCTTTGGTCAAACGAGATGATGTCGTCTTTCGCATAGCCAAAGCGGAATTTTTCAAGGTCCACTGTCGTTTCTAGGGTTTTCTTGGAGTTCTTGAGCGACACGCTCAGGTTGTCGAGATCGGTGCGGAGAAGGATCTCTGGCTGTAGCTGCAATCTCGGAGAACCCAGGATTCTTTCCGCAGTGTCGGCAACACCGCCAAGTTGGTGGAGAAAATGGAGCGAGATCTTCTCGAATACGACTTTGATGTCAGGTATTGTGGACTCCTGCTGTTCCTTTGCAGCCCCAGTCGGCTTCGGGACAGGAGTAGAGCGGGCATTGCCCTTCAACGCATCGAGCAACttgccaacgacgacggcgaggaggtacGCCAGCGAGGCATCGAAACGGATCTCCAGAGGGGATAGTTGTACCTCCAGAGGCCCATCACTGTCTGGCTCGGTCGTAGTGAGTCctggcgacctcggcgcgaAGCTTGACCTCATTCCTGGTGATGTAGAGTACACTGAGAAGGCTCCCGGGACTTGAGGCGCAACTGATTTGGCAAGACCGGTTGACGCCGCATTATGGCTCATAACAGAGGCTTGTGCATCGAGTGGCGCATGTAcatgctggtgctggtgtaGTGATGGGACGTATAGCGATATGTTCTGGAGAGATACAAGCTCCTTCACCAATCTGGTAGGTCCTCTCGGGGTCGCCACATCGTCCGCCTGCGCGAGTGTATCTGCCAGATGATCCCTTAGTTCGTCTTTTTCGAGGATCCGTGGAGACTGCCTTGGCTCCCGCGCATCTTCAAAGCTGGGCTCAGAAGACTCGATTTTCGATGGCGGTGTCTGTGGCCGCGGAGATGCAGGTGCATCATGATACTTGGGGGTCGCTGACTCGGGGATATCTGGAGCTGCCTCGAACGCGGGTGGTGACGGTTTGCGCGGGACTGGACTCGCCTTTTTGACTTGAGGCGAGGCTTCCGGGCTCGAATCCGCATCCCAGCCGCCTGGCATCCTTGGTCCTTCTGGCTGTGGCTCGGCTTGAGAAAAGGCACTCATGTACATGCTCTCAGCCTCCTCGTGGGTGAACAGGTGCGACTGCGCCAAATCCTCGCCTGCCCCAGGACTCGAGCTGTGGCCTGTCGTGCTTGAGTGCTGCGATGCTTCGGGTGTTCCAAagtccagcaggtcggctGTCTGCATGCCCTCAATGGGCTGGAGCGAGGGCTCTGATCTCGCCTCCCGCTGGAAGCTCGCCCACGGCGCAGCACGGTTATCGTCTCCCACGACGGTGGACTGGGACATTGGaacatggcctcgaggagaaAAGTCCTGGTATATCGAGGCCCTGGGTGTGTtcacttcctcctcctcgacagGTTCCTCCGTCTGGCCGGAAAAGTCGTACGGTATGTTAAACGCATCTTCGCTGTCCTGCAGGAGCGCATCGTCAACTTCGGAGAGGTCTGCTGAGTCGGAAAGATAACTGTCCTGCATAGTCGGTCGGAAGGAGCTGTGTCTCGATGCGGAAGCGCGCTCGCTGAACGACGGAGACTGCGAGACGGCGGGTGACGAGACGGAGGGAGAGCGCGCAAACTGCGAAAAAACGTTCGCCTCTGATATCAGGTAGGCACGGATCTTGGACAAGGCAATGTGGCGTTTGCCGTCCTTTGGCACTATCGTCGGCGCACCTTCGTCGTTGCGTGCCTCCGCGGTGACGCCTTCGACATCTATGCGATCGAGGGCGAGCTGGAAAGTGACCAGCTCAGGCGTTGTCGAGTTGGGCTCGACAGGGACCTCGACGTCCAGCTGGAAGGTGACTCCCCGGATACGGACCTGGATACGATCGACGATGCCCTGGAGGAAGCCGGCCAGAAACCCCGGGAGCGACAGCGCCTGGCCTGTGCCGAACTGACTACCGTCGTCGCTCGTGGAGCTTTCGCTTAAGGTCGAACCGCCGAGGTCCTGCGTTTCGGCGGCCAGGGCATCCTCCAACCtcctcttctcgtcggccagTTTGGTATCTTTCAAAGCAGCATCCTCGTTGAGGAACGACTCGGCGAGGTTAACGGTGTTCGGCAGTCCCTTGGACTCGTCTTCATTTGATGTTgtgggggcggcggccgccttgcTCTTGTTGTCTTCGCCGGCGGTGGACACCTTTAGGCgcacgtcgacgccatcaatCTCGATAATGATAGGGCTCGTGTAGAAATCGACGGGGACCGTGACGTTGAGCTTTAGCACTTTTGCTTTTTGAACTTGGAACGAGGTGGGGAGTTGCAGGAGTCGCTCGAGTTTCTAGAGGTTGGCGATCATGTCAGCTAGAGTGACCTACTAGGTAACAGAGAACTACGGCAAGAGTGGCGCCGAGCCGTACCTTGAGGCGCACTCCGACATCCTTGAACTCGGCCGTGGTGGTTCTGCCGAGGGCGAACTGCAGGTTTTCCATGTCCAGcgtctcctcgtccaggagcTCCAGACGCCGCAGAGCGTAGATGAGCAGACGCTTCGACAGGGTCGAGCTTCGGAAGCTCTGGAATATCGTCGCCATAATGGGCTATGTATGCCCGACCCCCGGTGGGCTGCTCGGTTCGATTCGGTTCGGGATAGGGCGGGGTTTGCTCAGTCGGTCGCTTTGGAGGTTGGAAAGCGGAAGAGGCGATCTTGAAGACAACGATAAATACAGCTAGGGTTACTTCCTCAGACTACAACAGAAGAAACGTCCGAAGCTGGTCTACAAGTggatgacgagggcagcGGTTCACCGGGGGTGGGTGACGCAGTCTGCAGTCGCCGTGTTATCAGAAGACATCCGGCCCAAGGAGGGGACGCTGTTCATGGTGCGTTCGTCATCCAAAGATAGGGTTTCGCTGTGGAgaggaaagggagagagagggatgtCGAACTGTAGAGTGGGTGGTTAAATGTCAAAAGATGGGGAGTGAACCAAGGCCGAGGGAGGGGCCGGAGAGGTAGAGGTTGGAGTTGAAGAGGTATTTGGGAGAGAAGTAGAGAAACAAGAATCAAGCAATTGTGTGTGGTTGGTTCCAAGTCAGTTGGGATTTTGAAGCAGTTGGGCAAAGGGCGAAGATGGGTCAAACTAAGGTATGGCAGAGTATGTACCTAAGGCACGGTAAGGTAAGGTGCCCTCTTAGACAGCGGTAATGGCAACCTTGAGCAAATGGTATGTATGCCTGGATGTGGGTGTTGATGAGGCAGGTTGGCGGTAGGCAgtgggctgggctggaaaGACGGGGCCCAGATGCAGAGGAGCGACTTGGCACCTAAATGCACTAAAGATTGGTTCCCCCCCCACAAGCTCTAACAGCGCGTGACTCTGGCCGGGTTCACGTCACCGACAGGGTGCGCAGGGGGCGCCGGGCCCTATCAGTTGTATCAGTTGACTTGGTGATTTGGTCTGAGTTCTTATCGATAAGTGATGGGGAATGACCGTGGCTGGAGCCGATAGGACGGTTTGAtgctggggaggagggggcaaGGGCCAAGGGGGGGATAAAACTCACTGGAGGGACCAGGGGTACCCTTCACTTGTGACTGGGCATGTTGGATCACTGACTCCAATGAGTAGGACAGCAGTGAGCCGTGCGTCTGTCTGTTCCACCTGATTGATgcagaagagaaggaagccaCCACGCCACGCCTTGTACGTACATTTCTCTCAAACTTGCAGGCTACCGGCTGGCGGGTGGCGGCTGGCTACAGCTGGCTGTCTCTGTCTCAGTGAGTGCAGTGCGTCTTGTTACAATTTTGCGTGCTTCTTTCTGCCTCTTTGTCCCAGCCTGCCAGTTGTTGAAGTCGTCATTCTCCCCAGAATGAAAGAATCAGCATGTCACTCGCCATACCCCATGTCTGCCTGGCAACAGTCTCTCCAGGGTTAAATAGATAGGTGGTCTTACTTGTTGTTGTTTTACGCGTCTAAATATCCATCCCACTTTCTTCGATGGGCGTAATCTACATACACACGTGAGTCTATTTTGGAATGAGTCCCGGACTGGCTGGCCGTTGCATTGCTCTTTGTTCGACTAGGCAGGCAGGCTCTTTTCTTAACAACAGGGGCCGAGGCACAACGCTCATGGAACAAAGGCGACCGTTTCTCTTTCCTAGGTCTGAGTGCTTTTCTCGCTAGAAGCATCTCGTACTGCCTGCCTGCTCCATTTGAGAGTGCGTGTTTcagtgctgctgctgttgcttaCATACACAGCAGACTTCTCCATTATTCGCATTTGATTCTTGAAGGTTTGTTCCCAACACCGACACGTGTGATGAGCAAGCTCCGagccacacacacagagagagcAAGGGAGGGAGCGAACGGTAAGGGGGATTAGATTGTAGTGTAAATAGATGTTGGGTGGATCGGATAGCTATCCTGGCCGTCGGGTCCGTCTAAAACAAAAGAGAATGCAGCCCCGAGGCTTCCCTATGGCCAGCAGATGCAATGACCACGACCCGTTTCAACGTCCCGCATTACCGTCTTGGTTCGTAAGTAGCGCAACGTCATGGCCGTGGCCGATCAATCACATGAAGAATATTCGCCCGCTCAATTTTTTGTCGGAAATTTCGACTCGCGACCAGGCTCTCCTCGGCTactcctccttcctctcgggaaccttgctgctgctcgccctGCCGTAAGCCTCGGCCACCCTCAGACCGACACTCTCACCGCTCCAGTAagcccccgtcgccgtcccTAGCGCCACGAACGGCGCCGTGTGCTCGCCGGCCAGCCATAGACCGCCTTCCGGCACGCCCTCCCGCATCGCTTCGATGTTCTTGTCGCCCTCCGTCAGTCCGACGGGGAAGTTGCTGTAGCTACCGTTGCCCGCGAGATCGTCTCGCATCCAATCTGTCGAAAGACACCCCGTGGGCTTACAGTCGGGCGACGTCTCGTCATAGTGCGGCAGCCGGGAGTAGTAGGGCTTGAAGAAGTCGTAAAGGAAGAAGTTCCTCTCCGGGATCGTCTTCAGCTTGGCCACCTCCTCTGTAATGTATTTCGACTCATCTCCGTAAATGTAGAACAGTAGCGTCGGGTGCGAGTATTCGCCCAACgaggcgaggtcgacaaTTTCCTGGTTCCATCTGTTCGGGTTCGTATCTGGGGTATAATTCGGGGCCAGCCATTGACAAAAGCCTTGCACTACCCGCCCTTCCGCGTCGGGCTCGAGCCAGTACGCCTTAGGGAAACTGATGTAAACCTTTTCAAGGCACCCGTAGCCAATCGCCTGGATCCCGCGCTCGATCCTGTCGGGCAACGGCGGCTCAAAGGCTTGCAGGTTCTTTTTCAGCCAGCCCAACGGTGCCGTCatgacgacctcgtcaaaCTCAAGTGTCTCGCCCGTGTTGGTGTGTACCCTGGGCTTCTCGCGCTCCGGGGTTTTCAACTCAACCTTGACAACCCGGGTGTCGTATTTAATATCCGCATTGTGCCTCGCAGGCTGCGCAATCCTATCAAATATCTTTTCGTAGGTGCCGGCGCAGAATACGTTTTCTTCCGCAAGTCAGTCAGAGTACCTTTTCCCGAGAGAACCGCAAATAAAGAGAGGCTTGCGGGATCCGTATTAGCACAATAACTCACCGCCCTCTATGCATTCCTCAAGCCAGAAGAACTTTAGGCTTTGGGTTTCGATTGGGCTTCCTGAAAAAGCACCCCAAAGTTCGGCAATCTGGAGAACGGTTTGCCTCTTTTTGGCGTAGTCCTCCTCGGTATCGGGAATTTTCTCTACCACCTTATACTGGAAAAAATCCCATAGACTCTCATCGGGATGGATATCGGCCGTGCTCTTATTCGAATGGTCGAACGCATCTTGGACAATGCCCCACATGATGGTCGAGTAGACTTCGCTTTCGCTCAGATCGAATAAGTCCCCCGCCTCATCGAATACGTACGACCGACGGTCCCAGTGGCCAGTAGCAGTCCCTGTCTCCTTGGCAAGGTCGTTGATGGGGTTGTCGTCGGTGCCATGTATCCAGTTGGGTCCAAGGTCGACGGTGTGTCCGTTCGGCAGCGTTTCCTGGAACATGCGGCCTCCGAGTCGTTCCCGGCCTTCGATTATGGTCACCAGCAGGCCATGTTGGATCAGGATATCGGCACAACGCAATCCGGCGAGGCCAGCGCCGATGATAGCCACATGAGGTCTGGGGCCTGACTCGGATTGTTTGCGCTGCGACGTGTCAGGAGCAAGCTGCTTGTACAGGAACAAgaggccgtcatcgtcttATACGCTGAGGCATAGGACAGGTAGTACGGTCAAGGGGGAAAGATCAAGACGGGATATCGTTCATCAGAGGAGACAAGTCAGCGGCCCAGGCCCGAAGCGTCCCACTAGCGACGTTAGGCAGGCGGTTGACAAGAAGCAGACTTACCCGCAGAAGTGAGTCCATTGTCAGCGATCTGAGCAGCAGCTTGTCTCGGCCGGTCCCAAAGAGGCTCTGAACTCGACAGGATTCGAGGTCCTGGTAGATGCGGGATGTACTCCGGTGGTCAGGGCTGGTAAAAGATACTGAGTAAGCGTCCATGGCTGCAACGTCCTCGATGAGGAGGGTAAAAGAAGAGGTGGTATGATTTGGGGTTTTGATGAGCCGGTCACGGATGCTGGCTAACGGGGGGAAAGAGGCCAAACTAGACCACGATGCTGCCGACTGAGCACGAGTCCGGTATGGAAACAAGTGAAGTCACAGGGTTCGGGTCCGGTTCTGGGGAAGAAAACCAGGAGGGTGAGTAAGACATGGGAAGAGCAGTtggggggtgggaagggAACTTGGGGTTCGGGAGAGGATGTATGTCATGCGGAGGCGGCAGCCGAGCGATTGtggggatggatgggcgaGGAACGTGGTAAAGTGTCTTGCAACCAGCGGCTAGAGGGTTTCCGGTTGGGATCATGGGGGGGGATCTGAATATGTAGGTAGGACCCGTCGATCTGGGTACagcggccgagaaggacaagCGCGAGAGGTCCAGATAAGTTGTGGTAGGTAGGTCGAGAGGAGAGAGGTAAggcgagacgagacggcTAGGGTGGTGCAAGCTGCAAGCTGCAAGGTGTAGAGCAGAGCAAGCTTGGATGAGAGGCCCAAGAGGTGCGCCACGAAGTGCCATTTTGAGCGTATCATGCCTAACCGAAAAGTAGATAAGGAACAGGAGGGGGGTAAGGAGGACATAAGAAAGAAGAAACTGGAGACACTTGAGCCATTCCAGAGTTTGCAGTTCTCGAAACCCAACCTCGCCCTCTCATTCTCGGTATCTCACTCTTGCGCTCATTCTCACTCGTCCACTCACCCTCAACCTCGCTCTCACACACTGTCTCTGTTTCTCCGTCTCTTTTCAGATGGAGTTGGGTTGCAGAAGCTGTTCGGACGCAGCGATGACCAGTCACACCCGTCACCCTTCCCATTCCGACGTGTCGTCTCGGCACCCATCACTCTCGCCAACAGGGCTCGCTGGAATCAGGGGCATGGACCGCTGGGCGAAAGTCGGGTGATGGGTGATGTTGTGCTCTAGTACGTGCGGTTGGGCTGGTCGTGGGTGGGATGGAACGTAGCGGCTCGCATCTGGTCTGCAGCTATCACactccttttcttcttcttttctttcccctcGGGACGTTTAAGTGCTTGCTGCTTGACGactctttttcctctttgtcctttcttttttttccacttttttttttcttttctttttttcatGGAGAGGGAATGGGAGGGGCATCGAAGCAAGTTGTGtttggtgttggtgtttcGCAACGTGAATAAGAGACGAGGGGAGTAAGGACAGGAAGgtagagaagaagagagcgTCGAAAAGACTTACAATGCAATACGCGAGCGGACGGGGGGGATTGCGCGCGCGCTAAGCCTCGATATCATCCGGGAAAAACGAGTGGAAGGGATTGATCGAATAGGcccgagagagagatagagagaaaggtggaggggaaaggggagagaaATGGAGCTGGGATGGAAGAcgaaggatgaggatgaaCGGACgacagacgacgacgacgtccaggTAGGACAGAAGTCCGGCTGGTTAAGGCGGTTGTTGGCGTTGTTGTTTGGTAAGATTGGGTTCAGTGAATTGCTGCTGAAGCTCTCGCCGCTCTGGGagattttttttttttcttctttctcttctggGCGGGCAGAGAAAAAGCGGGTGTCAGGGTCCTGGTCTTCGGTTTTCGGGGTCAGGTCTCAAGATGCGCAAGCCAAGGCACCACCAACAGAccaagagggaaaagagggagagggatAAAAGAGCGGAATCGGGATAGTGAAAGATGTGCcgcgacggtgacggtgacggtgcgGTGGACAGTGGAATTACTAGGTTGGTGGAATTGGTGGGGCCGGGACAATGCAAGAATTGCGACTTGCGACCTGATGTGTGTGAATAGgtgacagcgacagcgacagcgacgacagCAATGGCGACAGCGTGTGGGATGATGGGCACCCAAGGACtcaaggaggggaggggggaggaggagaggggagggaggggcagTCACAGTGAGTTGTTGGGCCGGTGACACTTCACTGTTTTCTTCTccaccgtcggcgtcatcccTCCACCTTTTCCATTCTCTATCCGACTCTGCTCCTCTCCGCTCCTTTTCAAGCTC
Encoded proteins:
- a CDS encoding Putative vacuolar protein sorting-associated protein translates to MATIFQSFRSSTLSKRLLIYALRRLELLDEETLDMENLQFALGRTTTAEFKDVGVRLKKLERLLQLPTSFQVQKAKVLKLNVTVPVDFYTSPIIIEIDGVDVRLKVSTAGEDNKSKAAAAPTTSNEDESKGLPNTVNLAESFLNEDAALKDTKLADEKRRLEDALAAETQDLGGSTLSESSTSDDGSQFGTGQALSLPGFLAGFLQGIVDRIQVRIRGVTFQLDVEVPVEPNSTTPELVTFQLALDRIDVEGVTAEARNDEGAPTIVPKDGKRHIALSKIRAYLISEANVFSQFARSPSVSSPAVSQSPSFSERASASRHSSFRPTMQDSYLSDSADLSEVDDALLQDSEDAFNIPYDFSGQTEEPVEEEEVNTPRASIYQDFSPRGHVPMSQSTVVGDDNRAAPWASFQREARSEPSLQPIEGMQTADLLDFGTPEASQHSSTTGHSSSPGAGEDLAQSHLFTHEEAESMYMSAFSQAEPQPEGPRMPGGWDADSSPEASPQVKKASPVPRKPSPPAFEAAPDIPESATPKYHDAPASPRPQTPPSKIESSEPSFEDAREPRQSPRILEKDELRDHLADTLAQADDVATPRGPTRLVKELVSLQNISLYVPSLHQHQHVHAPLDAQASVMSHNAASTGLAKSVAPQVPGAFSVYSTSPGMRSSFAPRSPGLTTTEPDSDGPLEVQLSPLEIRFDASLAYLLAVVVGKLLDALKGNARSTPVPKPTGAAKEQQESTIPDIKVVFEKISLHFLHQLGGVADTAERILGSPRLQLQPEILLRTDLDNLSVSLKNSKKTLETTVDLEKFRFGYAKDDIISFDQSLQMRASVMDKFPSAGSDISVKVIKLSDSIRTEVTTLPLLVQLDLQRLDETFSWFGGLSSFLNMSSSMSSSASPSVRSPVQPPPKPRGVHFDAPINPDDKSASAENKIDMRIGGFNLELKGKECSVGLETSAVKMVSRELGIGFAISKVRLAGPYIRYSRGEPPISADIGGVRFEYLATPKDKDLERLLELIIPSKAKFDQGDDEIMVDTLLRQRRKGGVLRVTFDQFSVRVDRMHQLNCLPVLGDEVARLATVAKYLPEDDRPGILLLAEVKELAAVVDFGGKLGVLNANLRNFEVAQITVPSLVAFGVHAISVNRNHREDLVSSSTTLPPGTLTQGPVLMVRMIGDEMEPVIKIKMRDVTIDYRVPTIMDVLGLADDATPQDFEASLAASVANLGEQAHTALAGKRPQTTTRLPDPARPNSKPMTVDLVLRDCLIGLNPLNLPSKLLIALTDARFQVVLPKDVDTTASLDLNKASILLIDDVANVGASSTVNRRQSADMSSQQVSRLVSQGFVSICYISSAKAVVKVSETPDDGEKHVDIELRDDLLVLETCADSTQTLITLANALTPPTPPSKENKYRTSVVPVQDLLASISAEAFGKAEGDYDFDKDFELAQELGGSDEYDAASDSSPLQIDSRYYGDAGGPSEPLFDAEGSITSNATTTQDTHDGVLLTSFNASASHHSDDGSDLVIHEHFFDKGPETDGRAQVWNSSKNSYDRAPKELVRRSPLRVSVRDVHVIWNLFDGYDWERTRDVISKAVQDVENKAYERRRRSDRAVFEDDAEEDETVIGDFLFNSIYIGISTKQDPRELAQMVNQELNDNATETESLATTAFTTTTSRAGGSRPKKRLRLNRSKHHKITFELQGVNVDLIAFPPESGETQSSIDVRIQTLDVFDHVPTSTWKKFATYDQDAGEREMGTSMVHLELLNVKPQMDLAASEMVLRVTVLPLRLHVDQDALDFITRFFEFKDDSAPVHSSTSDVPFLQRVEVHDIPVKLDFKPKRVDYAGLKSGRTTEFMNFIILDEARMTLRHTIIYGVSGFDRMGKILNDIWMPDVKGTQLAGVLAGLAPVRGIVNIGSGFKELIEVPMREYKKDGRIVRSIGKGAAAFARTTGTEMVKFGAKLAIGTQYALQGAEGLLNKPQADNTWEEADLDPEEKKQISLYADQPTGVIQGLRGGYSSLTRDLNMARDAIIAVPGEVMDSQSAQGLAKAVWKRAPTIIFRPAIGATKVIGQTLMGATNSLDPQNRRRAEEKYKRH
- a CDS encoding Putative amine oxidase, FAD/NAD(P)-binding domain superfamily; this translates as MDAYSVSFTSPDHRSTSRIYQDLESCRVQSLFGTGRDKLLLRSLTMDSLLRRKQSESGPRPHVAIIGAGLAGLRCADILIQHGLLVTIIEGRERLGGRMFQETLPNGHTVDLGPNWIHGTDDNPINDLAKETGTATGHWDRRSYVFDEAGDLFDLSESEVYSTIMWGIVQDAFDHSNKSTADIHPDESLWDFFQYKVVEKIPDTEEDYAKKRQTVLQIAELWGAFSGSPIETQSLKFFWLEECIEGENVFCAGTYEKIFDRIAQPARHNADIKYDTRVVKVELKTPEREKPRVHTNTGETLEFDEVVMTAPLGWLKKNLQAFEPPLPDRIERGIQAIGYGCLEKVYISFPKAYWLEPDAEGRVVQGFCQWLAPNYTPDTNPNRWNQEIVDLASLGEYSHPTLLFYIYGDESKYITEEVAKLKTIPERNFFLYDFFKPYYSRLPHYDETSPDCKPTGCLSTDWMRDDLAGNGSYSNFPVGLTEGDKNIEAMREGVPEGGLWLAGEHTAPFVALGTATGAYWSGESVGLRVAEAYGRASSSKVPERKEE